In the genome of Candidatus Baltobacteraceae bacterium, one region contains:
- a CDS encoding serine hydrolase domain-containing protein: MSRGFVECLRVAAALAVTAIAAGRASTALALTPSPSTGAFPPATVSKLDAAIANWFAAFKAPGVVVAITIPGKGSYIVARGKGDPATGKAMSLDDHVRIGSVTKTFTVTLLLQLADKKRLSLDDPVSKYEPFVPNGKNITLRMLANMTSGLFSYTFDKQFVHDLFSDPHRPWTPRQLVDISIKHKPPFLPGKGWQYCNTNTVLLGMILEKVTKHAIGDDFKTMSFAPLGLTNTFWPTGGNMPSPYAHGFSIQPLNKEKVDASLWNPSWGFTAGQIVSNAQDLRTWVKAYTTGAQLSAAIQKQRLTWVTLPPNVPDHKYGLGIGFDHGWLGHTGELPGYNTAAFYLPAQDATMVIEVNSDIPGPNDKDPAPALFRALTTIVTPNNIGG, from the coding sequence ATGAGCAGAGGTTTTGTCGAGTGTCTGCGTGTGGCCGCCGCGCTCGCCGTTACCGCGATCGCGGCCGGGCGCGCGAGCACCGCGCTCGCGCTGACGCCGTCGCCGTCTACCGGCGCGTTTCCGCCGGCAACCGTATCGAAACTCGACGCTGCCATCGCAAACTGGTTTGCAGCGTTCAAAGCACCAGGCGTGGTCGTCGCGATCACAATTCCTGGCAAGGGGTCGTACATCGTGGCTCGCGGCAAGGGAGATCCAGCGACCGGGAAGGCGATGAGTCTCGACGATCACGTGCGGATCGGCAGCGTGACCAAAACGTTCACGGTTACGCTGCTCTTGCAGCTTGCCGATAAGAAGCGGCTCAGTCTCGACGATCCGGTAAGCAAGTACGAGCCGTTCGTCCCCAACGGCAAAAACATCACGCTGCGCATGCTCGCGAACATGACCAGCGGCCTCTTTAGCTATACGTTCGACAAGCAGTTCGTTCACGACTTATTCTCCGATCCGCATCGCCCGTGGACTCCGCGTCAACTCGTCGACATCTCCATCAAGCACAAACCGCCGTTTCTGCCCGGTAAGGGTTGGCAGTACTGCAACACCAACACCGTGCTGCTTGGAATGATTCTCGAGAAGGTTACGAAGCACGCCATCGGGGACGATTTCAAGACGATGTCGTTTGCGCCGCTGGGACTCACGAATACGTTCTGGCCCACCGGCGGAAATATGCCTTCGCCGTACGCGCATGGCTTCTCTATTCAGCCCCTCAACAAAGAGAAAGTCGACGCGTCGCTTTGGAATCCAAGTTGGGGATTTACCGCCGGCCAAATCGTCTCGAACGCGCAGGATCTGCGGACGTGGGTGAAAGCGTACACGACCGGAGCACAGCTCTCGGCCGCGATACAGAAGCAGCGTTTGACGTGGGTCACGCTGCCGCCGAACGTGCCCGACCATAAGTACGGATTGGGAATCGGTTTCGATCACGGCTGGCTCGGTCATACCGGCGAACTGCCCGGATATAATACCGCGGCGTTCTACTTACCCGCCCAAGACGCCACGATGGTTATCGAAGTCAACTCCGACATCCCCGGTCCAAACGATAAGGATCCGGCCCCCGCGCTCTTTCGGGCTCTCACGACGATCGTCACACCGAACAATATTGGAGGCTAG
- a CDS encoding MFS transporter — MSNELGGGRGSYRRISKIRLVNYSLPILAIEFVIFPVLAILPSFYVNFSGGELASYATAILISRLVYSCSGPVVGYLSDRFTTRWGRRKPWMVAGTVVEVISVYLVFVPPAHAGPNYFAWTAALALLGFSMIDVPYIAWGSELTRDYAGRSLIASYRAVFAVLGQVVFLALPMTPAFGGKNLLEASTIARLGFVAMLLLMVTMSVALLWGPKAEAEETAPAEAGVFALVADMVRNVPMLYLTGATVFAFLGYCMQLTIALQFMASIGFASAFSALTLAGLVLSILTVPFWEMVTKRVGKNKCWAAALVVSFLGLPAYFVVAPLFGTFAALVVSSIVVALPNTYMLTSLPYSIMGDVIDYDELKSGSNRSANYSAIILLVIRLQVAIGGAIAFFILSAMRFDVHRVSSHAVQPAMIAAYFVVPGVFMLLALACTWPFPLDARRAAIVRRRLERRAGG; from the coding sequence ATGAGCAATGAGTTAGGCGGCGGCCGGGGAAGTTACCGCCGCATCAGCAAGATTCGTCTCGTCAACTACTCGTTGCCGATCCTCGCGATCGAGTTCGTGATCTTTCCCGTTCTCGCGATTCTTCCGTCGTTTTACGTCAACTTCAGCGGCGGCGAACTCGCCTCGTACGCAACCGCAATCCTCATCTCACGCCTGGTGTACTCGTGCAGCGGGCCGGTCGTCGGCTACTTGAGCGACCGCTTTACAACCCGGTGGGGTAGGCGTAAACCGTGGATGGTCGCCGGAACGGTCGTCGAGGTGATCAGCGTCTATCTGGTCTTCGTGCCGCCGGCGCACGCCGGGCCTAACTACTTCGCCTGGACGGCAGCACTCGCGCTTCTCGGCTTCAGCATGATCGACGTTCCCTATATTGCGTGGGGCAGCGAGTTGACTCGCGACTACGCCGGACGTTCGCTCATTGCTTCGTACCGAGCCGTGTTTGCCGTCTTGGGCCAGGTCGTTTTTCTCGCGCTTCCGATGACGCCCGCGTTTGGCGGAAAAAATCTTCTCGAAGCGTCGACGATCGCACGTCTTGGTTTTGTGGCCATGCTGCTGCTTATGGTAACGATGAGCGTCGCGCTGCTGTGGGGACCGAAAGCGGAGGCGGAGGAAACGGCCCCGGCCGAAGCGGGCGTCTTTGCGCTGGTCGCCGACATGGTGCGCAACGTGCCGATGCTCTATCTCACCGGGGCGACCGTCTTCGCATTTCTCGGATATTGCATGCAGTTGACCATCGCGCTGCAGTTTATGGCCTCGATCGGATTTGCGAGCGCGTTTAGCGCGCTAACGCTGGCCGGACTCGTGCTTTCGATTCTCACGGTGCCTTTTTGGGAGATGGTGACCAAGCGCGTCGGCAAGAATAAGTGCTGGGCTGCAGCGCTCGTCGTGAGTTTCCTCGGACTGCCCGCGTACTTTGTCGTAGCACCGCTCTTTGGTACCTTTGCGGCGCTGGTCGTCTCGTCGATCGTCGTCGCACTTCCAAACACCTACATGCTGACGTCGCTGCCGTATTCGATCATGGGCGACGTGATCGATTACGACGAGTTAAAGTCCGGCTCGAATCGCTCGGCAAACTACTCGGCTATCATTCTGCTCGTCATTCGGCTGCAAGTGGCGATCGGCGGCGCCATCGCCTTCTTCATCCTCAGCGCGATGCGGTTTGACGTCCACCGGGTGAGCTCGCACGCGGTGCAGCCCGCGATGATCGCGGCGTACTTCGTCGTGCCGGGAGTTTTCATGCTCCTGGCGTTAGCCTGCACGTGGCCGTTCCCACTCGACGCGCGACGCGCGGCGATCGTCCGTAGGCGACTCGAACGTCGCGCTGGAGGGTAA
- a CDS encoding NB-ARC domain-containing protein — MIAAREALRRFSDEIVGRRREIAEIERLLEDARLVTVAGPGGIGKTRIAAEIASRRRNRRAAATFVELSSINDEALVADAVASAAGLELPPHQERAQALATALGDRSALLVLDNCEQISKGVGALVAHLASACPNLHVLATSRESLGIAHEFVYRLDALDESSAVELFVAHARRANPRFEPNAATGPAVARICARLDRVALAIELAAARTRSMTLEQLLEHLDDRFNLLLSGRNADVLRHQTMQACLDWSYDLLDDRERKVFNRLGVLCGDFTPEAAEAIASDQNIGPRDVLREIGALVDKSLLVPGGDRTHCRMLETIREYAIVRLDENEGQDSARRAHARYFAGRSAAAASSFGFEREETWRERYAFDLENFRAALDWTTQNDLDVATRIVANLAEFWEVNTQVSEGLQRSSTVLAHVEAQRGSVDAGVLLAVARCAFSTRDFRRCLELAERALTLAATPAEVASANHLAGASRCLLGVDAQHSIAQLHRASDFFETQENPFYATRAKQDYAYALAQHDPSEGRRLLLESMSRAGDWPRLAGRIEIRLAELEFRTGNVRLAIEHARSVVDGLRSKHSPLSLGHALVNLGSYLSVAGEYDDAFTAACEATSIARACEIPQWVAIGVQTLALVHAARGNPATASLLLGYVDAFYERYGMKREPTEGAVYDKMLELLPQRLDAAAIAHYVRLGRSQSESKAVALGCSRD, encoded by the coding sequence ATGATTGCCGCACGCGAAGCGCTCCGGCGCTTTTCGGATGAAATCGTCGGCCGCCGGCGCGAGATCGCCGAGATCGAGCGGCTGCTCGAGGACGCGCGGCTGGTCACCGTGGCTGGCCCGGGCGGCATCGGAAAAACGCGCATCGCGGCCGAGATCGCATCGAGGCGCCGCAATCGCCGCGCGGCGGCAACGTTTGTCGAACTGAGTTCGATCAACGACGAGGCGCTCGTAGCCGACGCCGTCGCGTCGGCTGCCGGCCTGGAACTGCCCCCGCATCAGGAGCGCGCGCAGGCGCTGGCGACCGCGCTCGGGGATCGATCGGCACTGCTCGTTCTGGATAACTGCGAACAAATAAGCAAAGGGGTGGGCGCGCTCGTCGCGCACCTCGCCTCCGCGTGCCCGAACTTACACGTGCTCGCAACGTCGCGCGAGTCGCTTGGCATCGCCCACGAGTTCGTCTACCGCCTCGATGCGCTCGACGAATCCTCGGCCGTAGAGTTATTCGTCGCTCACGCGCGCCGCGCGAATCCACGCTTTGAGCCGAACGCGGCGACCGGACCCGCCGTCGCACGGATTTGCGCGCGGCTGGATCGCGTGGCGCTCGCAATCGAGTTGGCCGCGGCACGTACGCGCTCGATGACGCTCGAGCAGCTGCTCGAACATCTCGACGACCGCTTCAATCTGCTCTTGAGCGGAAGAAACGCCGACGTTCTGCGACATCAAACGATGCAGGCGTGTCTGGATTGGAGCTACGATCTGCTCGACGACCGCGAGCGAAAGGTCTTCAATCGCCTCGGCGTGCTTTGCGGTGATTTCACGCCCGAAGCCGCCGAAGCCATCGCGTCGGACCAGAACATCGGACCGCGTGACGTACTGCGCGAAATCGGGGCGCTCGTCGACAAATCGCTGCTCGTTCCCGGCGGCGATCGCACGCACTGCCGCATGCTCGAGACGATTCGCGAGTACGCGATCGTACGGCTCGACGAAAACGAAGGACAGGATTCGGCGCGGCGCGCGCACGCCCGGTACTTTGCCGGACGCAGCGCCGCGGCGGCGTCGAGCTTCGGGTTCGAACGCGAGGAAACGTGGCGCGAACGCTACGCCTTCGACCTCGAAAACTTTCGCGCGGCGCTCGACTGGACGACGCAAAACGATCTCGACGTGGCGACGCGCATCGTCGCGAACTTGGCGGAGTTTTGGGAAGTCAACACGCAAGTCAGCGAAGGTTTGCAGCGCTCGTCGACGGTCCTCGCGCACGTGGAAGCGCAACGCGGCAGCGTCGACGCCGGCGTTCTGCTGGCCGTCGCGCGTTGCGCCTTTTCGACCCGCGATTTTCGGCGCTGCCTAGAACTGGCCGAACGCGCCTTGACGCTCGCCGCAACACCGGCCGAAGTGGCTTCGGCCAATCATCTCGCCGGCGCGTCGCGCTGTCTGCTCGGAGTCGACGCGCAGCATAGCATCGCGCAGCTGCACCGCGCGAGCGACTTTTTCGAGACACAGGAAAACCCGTTCTACGCCACGCGAGCCAAACAGGATTACGCCTATGCGCTCGCCCAGCACGACCCTTCGGAAGGCCGCCGGTTACTGCTGGAAAGCATGAGCCGCGCCGGCGATTGGCCGCGCTTGGCCGGGCGCATCGAAATTCGCTTGGCCGAGCTGGAGTTCCGCACCGGCAACGTGCGCCTGGCCATCGAGCACGCGCGCAGCGTCGTTGACGGGCTGCGATCGAAGCACTCACCGCTGTCGCTCGGACACGCGCTCGTGAATCTCGGCTCGTATCTGAGCGTGGCCGGCGAATACGACGACGCGTTTACCGCCGCGTGCGAGGCGACGTCGATCGCCCGCGCGTGCGAGATTCCGCAGTGGGTCGCGATCGGCGTGCAAACCCTCGCACTCGTGCACGCCGCGCGAGGAAACCCCGCCACCGCATCGTTGCTGCTGGGCTACGTCGACGCTTTCTACGAGCGCTACGGCATGAAGCGCGAACCGACCGAAGGTGCGGTATACGATAAAATGCTGGAGCTTCTACCGCAGCGGCTCGACGCCGCCGCGATCGCGCACTACGTCCGCCTCGGCCGCTCGCAGTCTGAAAGCAAGGCCGTAGCCCTCGGCTGCTCGCGCGACTAG
- the rpiA gene encoding ribose-5-phosphate isomerase RpiA: MSDDAKRAAGYAAVDRYVTDGDCIGLGTGTTAYWAVERVGQRVAAGERIAAVATSSETEALCRQWNVPVLTLLERPMTVAIDGADEVAADWSLTKGGGGALFREKAVALSAERFVVIVDEGKLVARLGAFPLPVEIVPYAAPYVRREILRRFGDLTIVRRGSEETPYVTDNHNWIFDCHFGQIDDPRSLDETLRYIHGVVATGIFFGIASDVIVGAANGTSRRIDRPR, translated from the coding sequence ATGAGTGACGACGCAAAACGGGCCGCCGGCTACGCTGCGGTCGACCGTTATGTGACCGATGGTGACTGCATCGGTCTGGGGACCGGAACGACCGCATATTGGGCCGTCGAGCGCGTCGGGCAACGCGTAGCGGCCGGCGAGCGCATCGCCGCGGTCGCGACGTCGAGTGAGACCGAGGCGTTGTGCCGTCAATGGAACGTTCCCGTGCTGACCTTGCTCGAACGCCCCATGACCGTCGCGATCGACGGCGCGGACGAAGTCGCCGCCGACTGGTCGCTCACCAAAGGCGGCGGCGGTGCGCTCTTCCGTGAAAAGGCGGTCGCGCTATCGGCAGAGCGGTTCGTCGTGATCGTCGACGAAGGAAAACTCGTCGCCAGGCTCGGCGCGTTTCCGCTGCCGGTGGAAATCGTGCCGTACGCGGCGCCCTACGTCCGCCGCGAAATTTTACGAAGGTTTGGGGACCTGACGATCGTGCGCCGCGGTAGCGAAGAAACGCCGTACGTCACCGATAACCACAACTGGATCTTCGATTGTCACTTCGGGCAGATCGACGATCCGCGCTCGCTCGACGAAACGCTGCGGTACATCCATGGCGTCGTCGCGACGGGAATCTTTTTTGGAATCGCTTCGGACGTGATCGTCGGCGCGGCTAACGGAACGTCTCGACGTATCGATCGACCTCGCTAG
- a CDS encoding DUF885 domain-containing protein, translating to MHALQAAIDAYESTNRDEHGPLRGAAFTAIYRAGQGLPISGIAPETETLSEEAAAWCRAALGRLDEIDATSLDDQDRLSLAVLRHAVARRLEATQHYWHVITVTPYRCFPSAFQMIFRGLAVDDDEARERYFSVLRDVGTYARAARAKLEGQVRRGIVLPRRVLGAIIATHRDAMSIEKSPFLPGRGGAPDGTDDALRSHVMPAVAELVAYLEGPYAAAASEGWGQSAMPGGAEHYRYCVRDNTTTELTPEQIHERGLRVVGELGDAMAAVRARLGFTGTAAEFHARLRVDPQFVPQSPDQIGEKLEHFARIGYDALDTFFARRPKAPFGAKRLPEDLEAGMTFGYYHPGAKTGEAGYYLFNGSKLPERSLLSLASLALHELVPGHHYEINVARENEALPRFRAFHAISTYIAAYHEGYAEYAADLGKEFGAYEDPYDLYGRHALDIFISSRLVVDTGMNALGWSHDKAADFLREHTLMSETEIASELPRYATDLPGQALAYKLGSLTFAELRERARSALGATFDVRAFHDRIVTNGGMPLTMVASEVDRYVETFR from the coding sequence ATGCACGCATTACAAGCGGCGATCGACGCTTACGAATCGACCAACCGCGACGAGCACGGACCCCTGCGGGGAGCCGCGTTCACCGCGATCTATCGCGCCGGGCAGGGTCTGCCGATCTCGGGCATCGCGCCGGAAACCGAGACGCTCAGCGAGGAAGCCGCCGCGTGGTGCCGCGCGGCGCTCGGCCGCCTCGATGAAATCGACGCGACGTCGCTCGACGATCAGGATCGCCTCTCGCTCGCGGTGCTGCGGCACGCCGTCGCTCGCCGGCTCGAAGCAACGCAACACTACTGGCACGTCATCACCGTGACGCCCTACCGCTGCTTCCCATCGGCCTTTCAGATGATCTTTCGCGGCCTGGCGGTCGACGACGATGAAGCGCGCGAACGCTACTTTTCCGTATTGCGCGACGTCGGCACGTACGCACGTGCGGCAAGGGCTAAACTGGAGGGCCAAGTACGGCGCGGTATCGTGCTGCCGCGCCGCGTGCTCGGAGCAATCATCGCCACGCACCGCGACGCTATGTCGATCGAGAAGAGCCCGTTTCTTCCGGGCCGCGGCGGCGCACCGGACGGAACGGACGACGCGCTGCGCAGTCACGTCATGCCGGCGGTTGCCGAGCTCGTCGCGTATCTCGAGGGGCCCTACGCCGCCGCCGCTTCCGAAGGCTGGGGGCAGTCGGCCATGCCGGGAGGCGCGGAGCACTATCGCTACTGCGTGCGCGACAACACGACGACCGAGTTGACGCCGGAGCAGATTCACGAGCGCGGCTTGCGCGTCGTCGGGGAGTTGGGGGACGCTATGGCGGCGGTTCGCGCGCGGCTCGGCTTCACCGGTACCGCCGCCGAGTTCCACGCGCGGCTGCGCGTCGATCCGCAGTTCGTTCCGCAGTCGCCGGACCAGATTGGCGAGAAACTCGAGCACTTCGCTCGAATCGGATATGACGCGCTCGACACGTTCTTTGCACGCCGGCCGAAGGCGCCGTTCGGCGCAAAGCGTCTTCCCGAAGATCTGGAAGCGGGAATGACGTTCGGCTATTACCATCCGGGCGCAAAAACCGGCGAGGCCGGCTACTATCTCTTCAACGGCTCAAAGCTCCCGGAGCGATCGCTGCTCAGTCTGGCGTCACTTGCGCTGCACGAACTCGTCCCCGGCCATCACTACGAGATCAACGTTGCGCGAGAGAACGAAGCGCTGCCGCGCTTCCGCGCCTTTCACGCGATTTCGACGTATATCGCCGCCTATCACGAGGGCTACGCCGAGTACGCCGCCGACCTCGGCAAAGAGTTCGGTGCCTACGAAGATCCCTACGACCTCTACGGGCGGCACGCTCTCGACATCTTCATCTCGTCGCGGCTCGTCGTCGATACCGGGATGAACGCCTTGGGCTGGAGTCACGATAAGGCCGCCGATTTCTTACGCGAGCATACGCTCATGTCGGAAACCGAGATTGCAAGCGAGCTCCCGCGGTACGCGACCGATCTTCCGGGTCAGGCTCTTGCCTACAAGCTCGGATCGCTGACGTTCGCGGAGCTGCGAGAAAGGGCGCGCTCGGCGCTGGGCGCCACGTTCGACGTACGCGCGTTTCACGACCGCATCGTTACCAACGGCGGCATGCCGCTGACGATGGTCGCTAGCGAGGTCGATCGATACGTCGAGACGTTCCGTTAG
- a CDS encoding DEAD/DEAH box helicase yields the protein MNAAILRGIADLNFTETTPIQRKAIPVALAGHDVFASAPTGSGKSAAFGIPLLQTLLESRGRRSTALVLTPTRELAEQVARFLRQLAKHTELRVTPIYGGVAMNPQIKAMRRGTDVIVATPGRLIDLMQQNEVSLANVEVFVLDEADRMLDMGFLPAVKRIIAKLPARRQTLCFSATLDGEVALLARDFMREPVRIALAPRTVPVSTVTQSVYDVEPHKKTDLLVDLLKDGRIFNAIVFTRTKSRAERVAGALMRHQVGVDRIHGDRSQAQRSRALEAFKKGRHRVLVATDVAARGIDIDDLGHVINYDVPAEPTDYVHRVGRTGRAQKSGEAITFVSRDEAGLFARIEGAIGARLPRTEHEFVDLGAERALTTPPEVRRRTFQRRRRR from the coding sequence TTGAACGCTGCAATTCTTCGCGGCATCGCGGACCTCAACTTTACCGAGACTACACCGATCCAGCGCAAGGCCATTCCCGTGGCCCTTGCCGGTCACGACGTCTTTGCAAGCGCTCCAACCGGAAGCGGCAAGTCCGCGGCGTTCGGCATCCCGCTGCTGCAAACGTTGCTCGAATCGCGCGGCCGTCGAAGCACCGCGCTCGTACTGACGCCCACGCGCGAGTTGGCAGAGCAAGTCGCTCGGTTCCTCCGGCAATTAGCGAAGCACACGGAGTTGCGCGTTACGCCGATATACGGCGGCGTGGCGATGAATCCCCAAATCAAAGCCATGCGGCGCGGCACCGACGTCATCGTCGCAACGCCCGGCCGGCTCATCGATCTGATGCAGCAGAACGAAGTCTCGCTAGCCAACGTTGAAGTCTTCGTGCTCGATGAAGCCGACCGCATGCTCGACATGGGATTCTTGCCGGCCGTAAAGCGCATTATCGCCAAGCTTCCAGCCCGCCGCCAAACGTTGTGCTTTTCGGCCACGCTCGACGGTGAAGTCGCGCTGCTGGCACGCGATTTCATGCGCGAACCGGTGCGCATTGCGTTAGCGCCGCGTACCGTGCCCGTCAGCACCGTGACCCAGTCGGTATACGACGTGGAGCCGCACAAGAAAACGGACCTGCTCGTGGACTTGCTCAAAGACGGCCGCATCTTCAACGCCATCGTCTTTACGCGAACCAAATCGCGAGCCGAGCGCGTTGCCGGAGCCCTGATGCGGCATCAGGTCGGCGTGGATCGCATTCACGGCGATCGCTCGCAGGCGCAGCGCTCGCGTGCCCTCGAGGCATTCAAAAAGGGGCGCCATCGCGTCTTGGTCGCCACCGACGTCGCCGCGCGAGGAATCGACATCGACGACCTCGGGCACGTCATCAACTACGACGTCCCCGCGGAGCCTACCGATTACGTCCACCGAGTCGGACGCACGGGACGGGCTCAGAAATCCGGCGAAGCTATTACCTTCGTATCGCGCGACGAGGCCGGCTTGTTCGCGCGTATCGAGGGCGCCATCGGCGCGCGTTTACCGCGCACGGAGCACGAGTTCGTCGACTTGGGTGCCGAGCGTGCATTGACAACCCCGCCGGAAGTGCGCCGCAGGACGTTTCAGCGGCGGCGCCGCCGGTAA
- a CDS encoding 5'-3' exonuclease H3TH domain-containing protein → MVHLVDGTYELFRHFYGLQRAPAEKRGPLGAVAGVVNTVRQMIAEGATHVGVATDHVIESFRNELWSGYKTGEGIDQALFAQFEPLEDALRGIGVVVWAMVELEADDALASAAEIASRDSRVEKICIWTPDKDLAQCVRGDRVVQVDRRSKIIRDAAGVRSKFGVDPELIPDYLALVGDAADGFPGIKGIGAKGAASLIARYGKIEDFPAEVLGEHRALALLFKRLATLRTDAPLFANVDELAFHGAASPSAP, encoded by the coding sequence ATCGTTCATCTCGTCGACGGAACCTACGAGCTGTTTCGCCACTTTTACGGATTGCAGCGAGCGCCGGCCGAGAAGCGCGGTCCATTGGGGGCCGTTGCCGGCGTGGTCAACACGGTCCGGCAAATGATAGCCGAGGGAGCCACGCACGTCGGAGTCGCGACCGATCACGTGATCGAGTCGTTTCGCAACGAGCTTTGGAGCGGCTATAAAACGGGAGAGGGCATCGACCAGGCGCTGTTCGCGCAGTTCGAACCGCTCGAGGACGCGTTGCGAGGGATCGGCGTCGTCGTGTGGGCCATGGTCGAGCTCGAAGCCGACGACGCGCTGGCATCCGCCGCCGAGATTGCGTCGCGCGATTCCCGGGTTGAAAAAATCTGCATCTGGACGCCGGATAAGGACCTGGCTCAATGCGTCCGCGGAGATCGCGTCGTGCAAGTCGACCGAAGGAGCAAGATCATTCGCGACGCCGCCGGCGTTCGTTCGAAGTTCGGCGTGGATCCCGAGCTTATCCCCGACTATCTGGCCCTCGTAGGCGATGCGGCGGACGGCTTTCCGGGCATCAAAGGCATTGGTGCGAAGGGAGCCGCATCGCTGATCGCGCGATATGGCAAAATCGAGGACTTTCCGGCCGAGGTGCTCGGCGAACACCGCGCGCTCGCTTTATTATTCAAGCGGCTCGCAACGCTTCGGACCGACGCGCCGCTCTTTGCCAACGTCGACGAGCTGGCATTTCACGGAGCCGCGTCCCCGTCGGCCCCCTAA